The nucleotide window TCTTCCTAAATTTTTTAAAGTTTGGATTATAACTAAAATTAGTTTACAATCTTTGGGCATGAGTTAAAGCTATTGCAATTGCATCTGTAATATCAAGTGGTTTAATCTCTTTTTTAACACCTAAAAGTCTTTTTACCATAAATGCAACCTGCTCTTTTGTAGCTTTTCCATTTCCTGTAACAGCTTGTTTTACTTGAAGTGGAGTATATTCAGCAAAATTTCCAAACTCTTGTAAAATTTTTAAACTTATTGCTCCTCTAAATTGAGCTAGTTTTATAACTGTTTTTGGA belongs to Arcobacter defluvii and includes:
- the ruvC gene encoding crossover junction endodeoxyribonuclease RuvC, producing the protein MKILGIDPGTRNCGYAIIEKNGREIKLIEAGLIKIKTKILQEQIVEMTEGFDLLFQKHKIDEVSIEDMFYAFNPKTVIKLAQFRGAISLKILQEFGNFAEYTPLQVKQAVTGNGKATKEQVAFMVKRLLGVKKEIKPLDITDAIAIALTHAQRL